One Fusobacterium nucleatum genomic window carries:
- a CDS encoding replication initiator protein A, whose translation MEQSNNKNKENFFQIPKVLFKMRREGSLSLTAFDIYLLMSDRFRLSKKNGWIDEEGDTYIMYSYEELCEELNLKRRNSISEAIKELEKLNLIEKKRRYNRSNVYYLVDISDSNNNVTSNSNINVYANNNYNNNNYMSNNYMNNNNKENVAGIIRQEIKFLIKNRKIKIENIIKYSNDLERIKQVFEYADKNKKGDGWIIACLRDNYSLNQEEKQEKEKDYSKTMDEILRGG comes from the coding sequence ATGAGAAGAGAAGGGAGTTTAAGTTTAACCGCATTTGATATATATCTTTTAATGTCTGACAGATTTAGGCTTTCTAAGAAAAATGGCTGGATAGATGAAGAGGGAGATACTTATATAATGTATTCTTACGAAGAATTATGTGAAGAATTAAATTTAAAAAGAAGAAACTCTATATCTGAGGCTATTAAAGAATTAGAAAAATTAAATCTTATAGAAAAAAAGAGAAGATATAATAGAAGCAATGTTTATTATTTGGTAGACATATCTGATAGTAACAATAATGTTACTTCTAATAGTAACATAAATGTATACGCTAATAATAACTACAATAATAATAACTACATGAGTAATAACTACATGAATAACAACAACAAGGAAAATGTTGCTGGAATTATAAGACAAGAAATAAAATTTTTAATAAAAAATAGGAAGATAAAAATTGAAAATATAATTAAATATTCTAATGACTTGGAAAGAATAAAACAGGTTTTTGAATATGCTGATAAAAATAAAAAAGGTGATGGTTGGATTATAGCTTGTCTTAGAGATAATTATTCCCTCAATCAAGAAGAGAAGCAGGAAAAAGAAAAAGACTACTCAAAAACTATGGATGAAATCCTGAGAGGAGGATAA
- a CDS encoding ATP-binding protein has translation MSIQKIEEIAKNTDVKEFIENIPGENKDPKVLAKCEKCGEPTLLEFSEGRTRFNECSCQKEARIKAKIEKFKELSITSRNSGKDNFKNAILGNNKAENELYRKIKNYVKGFDKVLEINDGLLFRGGCGTGKTFLANCICNYLTEHGYTVLSFNLAGYLRAIKDNFQIETQLLEAVKETDMLFIDDLGSEKISDDWGKEKINSLIDVRYNAEKPMIITTNLSAEEMIEFLKFKGINKISDRLNEMLKEFKFTWQTKRKPKSKSFWEI, from the coding sequence TTGAGTATTCAAAAAATAGAAGAAATAGCTAAAAATACAGATGTTAAAGAATTTATAGAGAATATACCAGGAGAAAATAAAGATCCAAAGGTTCTAGCTAAATGTGAAAAATGTGGAGAACCAACTTTATTAGAATTTTCAGAAGGTAGAACTAGATTTAATGAATGTTCTTGTCAAAAAGAAGCAAGAATAAAAGCTAAAATTGAGAAGTTTAAAGAATTATCAATAACTAGCAGAAATTCTGGGAAAGATAACTTTAAAAATGCAATTTTAGGAAATAATAAGGCAGAAAATGAACTATATAGAAAAATTAAAAATTATGTCAAAGGTTTTGACAAGGTACTTGAAATAAATGATGGATTATTGTTTAGAGGAGGTTGTGGCACTGGAAAAACATTTTTAGCAAATTGTATATGTAATTATTTAACTGAGCATGGTTATACAGTGTTAAGTTTTAACTTAGCTGGATATTTAAGAGCCATAAAAGATAATTTTCAAATTGAAACTCAATTATTAGAAGCAGTAAAAGAGACTGATATGCTTTTCATTGATGATTTAGGTTCAGAAAAAATATCTGATGATTGGGGAAAAGAAAAGATAAATAGCTTAATTGATGTTAGATATAATGCAGAAAAACCAATGATAATAACTACAAATTTAAGTGCTGAAGAAATGATTGAATTTTTGAAATTTAAAGGAATTAATAAGATTTCTGATAGGCTTAATGAAATGTTAAAAGAGTTTAAATTTACTTGGCAAACAAAAAGAAAGCCAAAGAGTAAATCATTTTGGGAAATATAA